The stretch of DNA GGGCAACATCCAATTTTCTAGTGGTTGTCCATACCGCTGTGAATTTTGCGATATTCCCGTCCTTTATGGCAACTCTCCCCGCTTGAAAACTCCTCAACAAATCATTGCCGAGTTGGATGCTATTCTGTCTCGCGGCAATCCTGGGGCGATTTATTTTGTGGACGACAATTTTGTGGCTAATAGGCGTGCTACCATGGAGTTGCTGCCCCATCTCATTGAGTGGCAACAGAAAAACGGCTATCCCATACAGTTTGCCTGTGAAGCCACTCTTAATCTCGCCCAAAGCCCAAAACTTTTGGAATTAATGCGGGAGGCCTATTTTTGCACTGTTTTTTGTGGCATTGAAACCCCAGACGCCTTTACCCTAAAGGCCATTTCCAAACAACACAATCTGGGAATGCCCATCCTCGAGGCCATTAATGTCCTCAACAGCTATGGCATGGAGGTGGTGTCGGGAATTATCATTGGCTTTGACACAGACACTCCCCAGACTGCAGATAACATCCTTGAGTTTATCCGTCTTTCCCATATTCCCATGTTGACAATCAATCTACTTTATGCCCTGCCCAAAACCCCTTTGTGGTACCGTTTAAAGGCAGAAGGGCGTATTATTGAAGACGACAGCAGGGAATCCAACATCGACTTTCTCATGCCTTATGAGGAGGTTTTAAATATCTGGAAAAGATGTATTGCGACTGCTTACGAGCCAGAATTCCTCTATGAACGATTCGCATATCAAGCCCAACATACCTACCCTAACAGAATCACGCCTCCCAATAGTCCTCAACGTGTCAGCTGGAAAAATATTCAAAAAGGCTTGCAAACTCTAATGAATCTTTTTTGGCATATAGGCATCAAGAGTGATTATCGTAAGACCTTTTGGCAAATGGCAATTCCCCTGTTACGACGTTTAGATATTGAGACTCTTATTCACATTGCCCTCGTCAGCCATCATTTGATTCAGTTTACCAGGGAGTGTACAGGCGGAGAACAAGCTGCCTCTTTTTATTCCCAAAAACAAAAACAAACCACTCCCATTTCCTCCCATTGATAGTACTTTTCATTAACTGGAAAATCAACTTTCTTTTTTCTTGTTTTTTTGTCCTGTTGCCCACAGCAAAATCCTCATGATCTCAGGGGATATTCTGCCAGCTTTTCCCACCTAGAAACAAAAATGAGGATATGGTATAGTATTAAGGACTTTAGAGGAGAAGATAATAAAATTTTAAATCATAGCCTTATGGCTGTTAGCAGATTAGCGGATGGCCACCGTGGGAGAATAAATGAGCAAGTATAAACCCAAGAAAATATTGCGTCAGCTGTTTATTGTGGTGTCAGGATTGTCGTTTGTGTGGTTTTCTGCCGCCAGTATTATTAAACTGTTAACAACTCCTGAGGCGGAGAAAACAAAAACCCCACCTGTGGAATCTCCAGAGGCGAAGTTGGAAAAAGAATTAGCAGGATACAAACTTGTACTACAAAGAGAACCCAAAAATCGTTTTGCCCTAGAAAAAATAGTGGAAATATACCTAGCAAAGGGAAATTTACAAGAGGCATCGCTATATATGGAAAGACTAGTAAATCTTGAGCCCAGTAACCAGAATTATAAACGGGCATTAGAGGCTATTCGTCAGGGTTTGAGGGAAAAACAACCACAAAAACAGTCCAAGCCGGGCAATTCTTCCACCACAGAATAGTGTAAACTTTTAGATTGATTTTGTCATAGAAAAGGCTGATGGAAATTCCTATTCTCGATTTGAAGCCTCAATATCAGTTGCTTAAACCAGAAATAGACAGGGCTATAGCCTCCGTATTAGAATCAACCCAGTTCATATTAGGGCCAGAAGTAGAGGCACTAGAAAGAGAAGTCGCCCAATACCTGGGAGTGAAACACGCTATCGGGGTAAATTCCGGCACCGATGCCCTAATAATAGCCTTGAGGGCCCTGAAAATAGGCAAAGGCGACGAGGTAATCACTTCTCCCTTTTCCTTCTACGCCACTGCTGAAGCCATTAGCCAGGTCGGTGCTACGCCTGTATTCGCAGATATCCACCCCACAACTTTCAACCTGGATGTTAGTAATATTATCCCCAAAATTAACGAGAAGACTAGGGCTATTATGCCAGTACATCTCTATGGCAAACCTGCAGCAATGGGTGCTATTAAAGAAATCGCAGATAAATACAACCTCTTTATAGTAGAAGACTGTGCTCAGGCTTTTGGGGCAGTATACTATGGAGATTGTTTAGATTGTCAGGGGAGTTGTAATGGACAACTAATAGGGAAATACGTTGGTACTATTGGAGATGTAGGGGCATTTTCCTTCTATCCTACCAAAAATCTGGGGGCCTATGGGGATGGTGGCATGATTGTCACCAATAGTGATGAAATTGCCGAGTTAGCCAGAATGTTAAGGGTACACGGAGCCAGAAAGAATTATCATAATGAAATGTTGGGTTATAATTCCCGTTTAGACAGTTTGCAGGCCTGTATTCTGCGGGTAAAATTAAAGTACATTGACCAGTGGAATCAACAAAGAAGAAAAATCGCAGAAACCTATAACCAATTATTGGCAAATGTGGATAGTATTGTCCTTCCAAAAATTACAAAAGGCCACGTGTTCCACCAATACACCATAAGGATTTTAAACGACAGAAGAGATGAATTGAAGGATTACCTAGCCAAAAATGGGATTGGCACCATGATTTACTACCCCCGGCCAATAGATCAATTACCAGTATATAAGAACTATTACCAACCAAGTCCTATTGCCGATAAACTAGCAAAAGAAGTCCTAAGTCTGCCCATATACCCTGAACTTTCCCGGGATAAAGTGGAATTCGTTGCGGAAAAAATAAGGGACTTTTTTTAAGAGCCACGGCGGGCAAAGAGGCAACAGTAATACCCCCACCCCACGTGGTGCTCCCTGTCGCCATAATTTAATTGTCCTAAGGAAAGACACTAACCCCTAATTAGTCCAAAATTGGTCCAACTAGTCTAATTAATCAAGGTCTGGAAGTTGTTCCAAGGATTCAGTAATCCTGCGCAGAATCTCCTTGTCGTCGACGGGGGGCCGGGGAGGGGGCAATTCGTTATTGGGCCAATTTTCTAAATCGCCACAGACACAGCTAGACTCCTGTACACCGGTTTCCACTATTGGCACCGGCATGTCACAACGGGCACAGTCTATCACCTCCCAGCGAGGCGACAATAATTCTCGAATAGTGTGATTTGTGCCCTCCAGGTAACAGTCACCGTTTTTCTCATCGGTAATCAACTGCCAAGCTGCTTCGAATTCCGAAGAGTATTCCCTGCCCTGAAAAATCCTTTTTGGCAAAATTTCGAGATTAAGACGGGGCACGATCACCCTTTTCCCCAGTTGAAACCAACAGGCTAGGTACTGCCTTACTTTTTCGGCCTCTGCCATATATTGTGGCTCATTCTTGTCTGGGCTCATTATCTTGTCTGTTTCTATGTTAACCATTCACTGACATTTTCCTCCAATTCCCTAAAACAATTATTAATTTTTGTTAAGATTTAGACGGCTACCCATAAGGGAAAATACGTACCGTGTCGGGGAGAATATCCAACTGTACCCTCGCACCCACTGGAATTTGGATCCTTACGTCAGTACGGGCGTGGAGTCTCCTACCCGAGGGGGTTTGCAAACAATAACGATATTCCCTCCCCAAAAACTCCCTGTGTTCGATTATGGCAAGCCCTTGAGAATCCGGTTTTAAAATAGTGTCCTCTTGACGAAACATCAACTCCCCCTGAGTGTAGTCATAGGGGAGATTTAATTGCCATTTCCCTAATTCTGTACACCACCAGTCTCCCTCTCTAATAGCCGGCAGAAAATTGGCCTGGGTGACAAATTCTGCTACAAAACGACATTCCGGACAGGCATATATTTCTTCTGGTGTGCCTAGCTGTAATAGTTTCCCCTGTCGCATCACTCCTATTTTATCGGCAATGGCCATAGCCTCCTCCTGATCATGGGTGACAAAAATGGCTGCAGTGTTGCTTTTTTTGAGAATGGAGCGGATTTCATGACGTAGTCTTTCCCTCACCTGTACATCTAAATTACTCAAGGGCTCGTCTAATAATATCAATTCCGGCTGTGGCGCCAAGGCCCTGGCCAAGGCCACCCGCTGCTGTTGCCCCCCAGACAACTGGTGTGGGTATCGTTTTTCCAATCCTGTCAGTCCCACTAGTTGCAAAATTTCACCAACTCTTTCCCTTATTCCACTCCGGCCTAGACGAAATCTTTTTGTTTTTAGACCAAAGGCAATATTTTCCGCTACGTTGAGATGGGGGAAAAGGGCATAATCCTGGAACACCATACCGGTATTCCTTTTCTCCGGCTCCACCCAAAAGCCATTACCGGCAACTATTCTTCCTCCTATGGTGATAAAACCCGCCGTTGGCTTTTCAAAACCCGCAATCATTCTTAACAGGGTAGTCTTGCCACAGCCAGAAGGCCCAAGCAAACCCAAGATTTCCCCTTTTTTTAGTTCAAAACTCACCTCTGACACTGCTGGTGATGAAAATGGGGAAAATTGTTTACTTACCCCCGACACTACCACAACTGCTGTATCTTCCATTTTTTGTCCATAAGAAAACTTAGCATAATAAGAATTTTTATCAACATCCCTCAGTATATCATGTTTTGTGTTAGTGGTAACTATTTTTTTTAACCAGAAGCCGGCAGGGGGTCACAACAATGGTAGTATAATAAACTCTGCGGGGAAAGAAAAATGAGCAAAAATGCTGTGACAGGGATTTTATATTTGGTGGCAACCCCCATCGGGAATCTGGAAGATATTACCCTTCGGGCAATTAGAATACTAAAAGAGGTGGATTTGATAGCAGCAGAGGATACTAGACAAACGGCAAAACTGCTGAGACATTATCAGATTTCTACCCCCACTGTAAGCTACCATGAACACAATAGTAAAAGTCGTACCCCCGAATTGTTAGAAAAATTAAAGGGAGGTTCAAATATTGCCCTGGTGACTGATGCTGGCACCCCCACCATTTCAGATCCAGGCTATGATTTAGTGAGAGAGTGTGTCGCTTCTAAAATTCAGATTGTACCAATACCAGGGGCAATGGCAGGAATAACTGCCCTGATTGCCTCCGGTTTGCCCTGTGACAGATTTTGTTTTGAAGGCTTCTTGCCACTAAAGAGAAAAGAACGTGAGCTGCGGCTGGTACAATTACAAGGGGAAACTAGGACAATAATCTTTTACGAGGCGCCTCATAGACTCGTTACCACCCTCATGGATTTGCAGAAACATTTTGGCATTGACCGCCCCCTTGTAGTGGCCCGGGAGTTAACTAAAATACATGAAGAGTTCTGGCATGGGACGATAGCAGAGGCCATTCAATTATATCAAGATAAATCCCCAAGAGGTGAATATGTTCTGGTGGTTGCCGGGAAAACACAAGAAGAAAAGAGGAGCATGACAGCGGCAGAAATAATGGCAGAAATGGAAAAACTAAGAGAAGAAGGCCTAAGCAGAAAAGAAGCGGCCCAGAAAATAGCCCAAAAAGCCAATATGTCGCCACGGGAAGTCTATCAGCTGTCTATTAAGGAAAAAAGTTAAAGAAAAATTAAGATCCTGTCAGCCAAATAGAAGACAAAATGAGAGAAAAAGAGAAATAAGGAGTAGCCCATGTCTGTAGTAAGAATAGGCATCAACGGCTTTGGCAGAATAGGCAGACTGGTATTTCGTGCTGCCATCAACAACCCTAAGGTGGAATTTGTGGGAATTAATGACTTGGTGCCCCCCGACAACATTGCCTACCTTCTTAAATACGATTCCACCCATGGACGTTTTCCCGGAGAAGTAGAAGCCAAGGAAGACGGCATTAGGGTTAATGGCCAATTCATCCCCTGTTACTCCATCCGCAACCCAGAAGAGTTGCCCTGGGGAAAAATTGGGGCAGACTATATTGTGGAATCCACAGGTGTCTTTACAGACTACGAAGGGGCAAAAAAACACCTTACAGCAGGCGCCAAAAAAGTGGTAATATCCGCACCCACTAAGACGCCAGATTTAGTGCCCACCCTGTTGGTGGGTGTTAACCATCATACCTATGAGCCGGAAAAACACCACATAGTATCCAACGCCAGCTGTACCACCAACTGTTTGGCACCCATCGCCAAGGTGCTAGATGACCATTTTGGTATAGTAGAAGGGCTAATGACTACAGTCCATGCCATGACGGCTACCCAGCCTACTGTAGATGGCCCCAGTAAAAAGGATTTTAGGGGTGGAAGGGGTGCCAGTCAAAATATAATCCCCTCCTCCACCGGCGCCGCCAAGGCAGTAGGACTAGTTTTGCCCCACCTGAAAGGAAAACTCACCGGCATGGCCTTCAGAGTGCCTGTGGCGGACGTGTCAGTGGTAGACTTGACGGTTAGGACAGAAAAAGCCACCAGCTACCAGGAAATCTGTGAGAAAATGAAAGAAGCCTCCGAAGGCGAGCTCAAAGGAATTCTGGGTTATACTGAAGAACCAGTAGTATCCTCCGACTTCATTGGCGATTCCCATTCCAGCATCTTCGATGCCAGTGCCGGCATAGAATTAAGTCCTAATTTCTTCAAGATAATAGCCTGGTATGACAATGAATGGGGATATTCCCAACGGATGGTGGATTTAATCTTGTCCATGGCTGCAAAGGACCAACAGGGCTAATATAATAGGGGATGTGCGCCCTATGCACAGGAGGTTGTAAACACTATGGCCACTCAGGTAATTCAAACTCCCGCTACTAAGTCTGACACCCAGAAAAAACACCATCCCGGCTACCGTGTACTACTACACAATGATGACTATAACACAATGGAATATGTAGTACAGGTGTTGATGGAGGTGGTGGGGCTAAGTGAGCCCCAGGCAGTTAGTGTGATGATGGAAGCCCACACCAACGGCATCGCCCTGGTTACCGTGTGTGCCTTGGAGCATGCCGAGTTTTACTGTGAGGGCCTTAGGAGAAAAGGCCTTACTAGCACCATCGAACCCGCCGAGTAGTTCTTTAGAAAAATTTTACACTACAAGCTTGAGCCCGCCTGGGGTGTTGGCTTCTCTCTATGCCCCCAATAGGGTTGTGTTACAGTAAACTGCGGGTGCCATAAACCCCCACAGCCTCTAAATCCTCCCACAGCACTGAATTGAAATTGGCCATTGACAGATTATTTTCGCCTGTCCTCAGAAAAAAGCCCGTAGCAGTCAGACTAGGAGTTTTTCTAATAGTCCTAGTTTGGCTGTGGTTGCCCTTTCTGCTAGTTTCTTATCTTATTATAAACCCAAAAAATAACAGTCTCTACGGCATCTTCAGTCTGTCCACTCTTCTGATTCTTTTTTTAGTTATTGTCACTCGCTGGGGCAAATGTGTTTACGGAAAAAACAACATATTCGCTTGTTATGGCTTAATATTCTCTTCTGAGAATTTTGGTTTATTGTTGTTAGGAATAATATCAGGTTTTGGGGCAACTTTTGGATTATTTTTCACGGAATATGTGCTAGGATGGATTGAATTTAGGATTCCCTCTTTACCAGTTTTGCAACTATCAATAGAGGGTTTTATAAGTGCAATAACGGTGGGGCTGGGAGAGGAATTGTTCTTCCGCGGCTTTGTATTGTGGGAGTTGGAACGAGATTTCTCAGCCCCAGTTTCAGCTAATTTAAATGCCCTGATTTTTGCCCTCTCCCACTTCATAAAACCCCCAGGGGAAGTTTTGCGCACCATTGTCACTTTCCCGGCTTTGTATATCCTGGGAATGATTCTGGTAAAGGTAAAACGGCAACACCACAACCTCTTGGGGATGAGTATTGGCCTTCATAGTGGTTTGGTATGGGCCTATTACATAGTTAACGTGGGGCGAATTGTGGTATATAAGAACCAAGCACCCCTCTGGATAACGGGCATCGACAACAACCCCATCGCCGGCATTATGGGAATCTCCTTCCTTCTCCTCCTGGGTTATCTCCTCACTAGAAGGTAGGGAATAGTAGGGGAAGGGTGCGTACAGGAGACAAGAGGGATTATCATAACCATAAGGGTTTAATGGTATGCTGCCCATGTACAACTTGAGCAAGTTAAGGGTTTTGACGCTGACACTGCTTCTGCTTTTGAATCCCCTGGAATATGCCAAAGCACAACGGGTATCCGGCAAACCACAAACTACACAGCCAGCTGCCAGTGGTAACAGAGGGGGATTTGACCGTCTGGCAGAAAGATTCCCCTATACCCTGGATGCGGGGGATGTAATCGCCCTAGATATTTTCAACGTGCCTGAGTATAGCAAAGAATACCCCGTACTGGTGGACGGGAGTGTAAGTCTACCCCTCCTCGGGCGCATCCCCGTTGCCAACCTGACTCTCGCTGAGGTGGAACAATTACTTACCCGAGAATACACCACCCGTGGCTATCTCAAAAACCCCATCATCAGGGCAAATCTGGTAAAGCCGAGGCCCATCACTGTAGCCATGGTGGGAGAAATTAGAACCCCCGGCTCCTATTCTATCCCCTTCGTAGAAGGAAGTAAAGAGGGTGGCATGGGGGGAATTAAATTCCCTGATTTGATTACTGCCCTTCGTCTAGCTAACGGCATTAACGCCTCCGCAGATACCAGAAATGTCCGTATCATCCGTCGCTACAAGGGGCAAGACTATACCATTATTGTTAGTCTCTGGGAGTTTTTGCAAAATGGCGACTTGACTCAGAATATTATCCTCAGAGATGGCGATCGCATTATAGTACCCAGTGTAAAAGAGGTAAACCCCAGGGAAGTGTTAAGGGTAGCCACCGCCAACTTCTCCGCAAACCTCAGTATCCCTATTACAATCAGCATAGTGGGAGAGGTAAATCGTCCTGGCCCCTATACCCTCACAGGAGACGACGTGCGCGCCAGCAATCTGGGGGATACTCTCTCCTTCCAAAGCACTAGTGTCGTCAACCAGCAAAGTTTGGCCGGCATCCCCACCGCCACCAGGGCAATAAAAACCGCCGGGGGATTGACAGCTAAAGCGGACATCCGTAACATAGAGGTAAGACGGACACTCCCCAGCGGAGAAGAACAAGTAATCAAAGTTGACCTCTGGCAATTGTTACAAACTGGGGATTTTACCGCTGATGCCCTGCTGCAAGATGGAGATCGCATTATAGTGCCCACCGCCCCCGCCGTTAGAGAAGATGAGGTGAGACAGATAGCCGTGGCGAGTTTCTCCCCCAACCGTATTAATGTCAATGTGATTGGCGAGGTTAAAAATCCCGGATTGAAAGAGTTGCCACCTAATGTGAGTCTGCAACAGGCAATACTAGCAGCCGGTGGCTTTGACAATCGCCGCGCCAATGATAGGACAGTTAGGCTGTTACGTCTCAATCCCAATGGGACAGTCACAGAGAAGACTGTGAAGGTGGATTTTAGTGCCCCCCTCAATGAGGAAACTAATCCCCCCCTCTTGAACAATGATATTATCTTTGTAGACCGTTCCGGACTGGCAATGGCCTCTGATAGTATAGCCAAAGTACTTGACCCCTTTGCCCAGGTTTTGAGTATAATTACTGGAACCCTCTCTCTCATCGACCGCTTCTAGGGGGGGATGAGAAATCATAGCCCTACCACCCAGTAATAGCCGGCGTGTTGAAAAAGGGTTTCACCTCACCCTCCGGTATCTTTTCCTCCTCCTCCTCTCTTACCTCAATACAGAAGGTGGCTGTGTTGAATCCCCCAAACCTTTGTACTGTGCTTGTACGCAGTCGTACCTGGGGGGAAACAAACCAGAATCTCTCATATATTTTCATGGTTTCGTATTCAGTGGTCAAAACCAGCGCATCCTCATGATCCAAATAATACTCCCCTGCCACCGGCACTACTTCCGCATACCCTCTTTCCCTTAACAGTTTTCCCCTCCTGCCATCTTCCGACTCGGGAATCAAAGCAAATACCGTCTCCCCCTTGTGGTTTTCGTTGTCTCTGTCCCATTCCATTGTGCCATCCCATGTGACATAGGAACCCCCAACCGCCAAAGAGGGATCAAAAGAGTGCATTTGACATAGCTCCACTATTTTCGGATGTCCAGCCTCTAGGGTTTCTACTGTTATTTTAGAGCCCCCTGTTTCTGCCCTTCTAAAAGGCAAATGATGAGTTGTCCTTTGAGAGAGCCACCTTCCTGCACTTTTTTGGAAAAATGTCAAGCCGTCCATCGCTATTCTTAACAAAAATTAACAACATATTGGCAAGGTTGTGGGATTATATGTTATCACGTTTGGCAGACGAGGTTTGCAGGAAAATTAGGCCACTATACAGTTGAAAAGCCTCATCCCAAACAGACTCTTCCCGCCGGAAAATGTTTATGTGGGATGTTATCTGTTTTAGCATCTCCGAAAAGTTGACAGCCCCCTCCCCAAAGGGGGTGAAATCATTCCAAATTTTGGCAGAAGGGGTTTTCTCCTTGATATATTTCATCAGATTTCTCCATTTCTCCTGATTAGTCTTACCGGCTTCTGTCAGTTGAATGCCCCGGCTGAATTCATATGAATTATCACTTAAACGCAGTATCACATTCTCCTGGATTAGGTGCAAGTCGCATAGGTTAACATAGTCCAAAGTAGAAATTTTTCTCTGGATTTGACCCTTGGCATCCACATGGGTAGTCAGCTCGAATATGGGGAGTAATCCCAATACGATATTGTTGATTTTATCCCAAAGAAAATTGAGTTTTTCCTCGGCCTCTTCTCCCTCTTTAATGACAGTGGTAAGCAAGCAATTTTCTGTTGATTCTTCTATATATGCCACTTGATATATCGGGAGCTTATTAACAAGACTAACGGGATGACAAAAACAGGGAATACCCTTTTGTCGCAGTCTGAATTGGTAATAACTTAAATCCCCAAAACTACCCGTCTTAAAAAGACGCCAGCTTCGAGTAGGGATTTGTAGCCTGGCAGTGTAGGTATCCAATTTCATGATTTTAGCCAGGGCCTGCGCAATATTTTGCCTCTCTTCGGGGGCAACTGGTTCTAAAATTAGCACTGCCAACTCCTCACTATTTTCAATGGCCTGAAACTCCTGTTTCTTTTCCTCCTCTCTTGCCCTTTTTGCTTGTAAAATTCTCTCAAGGGCATCCCGAATATTTTTTAGCAGTTTTGGTTCGCAAAAAACATTGTCTTTAATAATTTGACGATACTGACTCTCTGCTAACTCCAAATCTCCCTCTTTTTCTACAATTAATGCTCGATAATACCCGCACCAGGGATTATCTGCACTCAGGGCAATTTGTGCCATTAAAGACTTGGCTTTTTGGTAGTCTCCGGCTTCTATAGCAGCAGCAATTTCCTCAAACATTAAACATTACTAGTGGGTATCAGCGTTGATTTTATTTTACCCAACAGAAAGAAACAGACACACTAGGGGTTAAAATAGACAGAAGACTAATCCAACAGGAGGAACAGGAAAATGACTACCCATTTTATCAGTGTAGAAATTGACTTGACTGCTAATCCTCTAACCCTAAAACAGGAAATTGAAACCAGACTCCAAGAAGAAGGAAAACCCCTACGTTGGGCAATCACAGCTGTGGATGAAGGCAGGCAAAAAGTAAAAGTAGAAGCCATTGTAACTAAATAGTCTGACCAAATAATCTGACTAAGACAAGATAGGGAAAAGGTGGCAAGCAAGAAACCCTACTCCACAGTCTTAATCATTCCCACAGGCATTGGGGCAACAATAGGGGGATATGCCGGCGACGCCCTCCCAGTGGCTAAGGTTATAGCACAAGTATGTGACCATTTGATTACGCACCCCAATGTAATGAATGGTGCCTCCTTGTACTGGTGGGCTGATAATATCCAATATGTGGAGGGGTATGCCCTAGACAAATTTGCCAGTGGAGAATGGGGATTACAACCCGTCAGACAAAACCGCAT from Geminocystis sp. M7585_C2015_104 encodes:
- the clpS gene encoding ATP-dependent Clp protease adapter ClpS is translated as MATQVIQTPATKSDTQKKHHPGYRVLLHNDDYNTMEYVVQVLMEVVGLSEPQAVSVMMEAHTNGIALVTVCALEHAEFYCEGLRRKGLTSTIEPAE
- a CDS encoding tetratricopeptide repeat protein; this encodes MFEEIAAAIEAGDYQKAKSLMAQIALSADNPWCGYYRALIVEKEGDLELAESQYRQIIKDNVFCEPKLLKNIRDALERILQAKRAREEEKKQEFQAIENSEELAVLILEPVAPEERQNIAQALAKIMKLDTYTARLQIPTRSWRLFKTGSFGDLSYYQFRLRQKGIPCFCHPVSLVNKLPIYQVAYIEESTENCLLTTVIKEGEEAEEKLNFLWDKINNIVLGLLPIFELTTHVDAKGQIQRKISTLDYVNLCDLHLIQENVILRLSDNSYEFSRGIQLTEAGKTNQEKWRNLMKYIKEKTPSAKIWNDFTPFGEGAVNFSEMLKQITSHINIFRREESVWDEAFQLYSGLIFLQTSSAKRDNI
- a CDS encoding CPBP family intramembrane metalloprotease — protein: MDRLFSPVLRKKPVAVRLGVFLIVLVWLWLPFLLVSYLIINPKNNSLYGIFSLSTLLILFLVIVTRWGKCVYGKNNIFACYGLIFSSENFGLLLLGIISGFGATFGLFFTEYVLGWIEFRIPSLPVLQLSIEGFISAITVGLGEELFFRGFVLWELERDFSAPVSANLNALIFALSHFIKPPGEVLRTIVTFPALYILGMILVKVKRQHHNLLGMSIGLHSGLVWAYYIVNVGRIVVYKNQAPLWITGIDNNPIAGIMGISFLLLLGYLLTRR
- the rsmI gene encoding 16S rRNA (cytidine(1402)-2'-O)-methyltransferase → MSKNAVTGILYLVATPIGNLEDITLRAIRILKEVDLIAAEDTRQTAKLLRHYQISTPTVSYHEHNSKSRTPELLEKLKGGSNIALVTDAGTPTISDPGYDLVRECVASKIQIVPIPGAMAGITALIASGLPCDRFCFEGFLPLKRKERELRLVQLQGETRTIIFYEAPHRLVTTLMDLQKHFGIDRPLVVARELTKIHEEFWHGTIAEAIQLYQDKSPRGEYVLVVAGKTQEEKRSMTAAEIMAEMEKLREEGLSRKEAAQKIAQKANMSPREVYQLSIKEKS
- a CDS encoding phycobiliprotein lyase, giving the protein MDGLTFFQKSAGRWLSQRTTHHLPFRRAETGGSKITVETLEAGHPKIVELCQMHSFDPSLAVGGSYVTWDGTMEWDRDNENHKGETVFALIPESEDGRRGKLLRERGYAEVVPVAGEYYLDHEDALVLTTEYETMKIYERFWFVSPQVRLRTSTVQRFGGFNTATFCIEVREEEEEKIPEGEVKPFFNTPAITGW
- the gap gene encoding type I glyceraldehyde-3-phosphate dehydrogenase translates to MSVVRIGINGFGRIGRLVFRAAINNPKVEFVGINDLVPPDNIAYLLKYDSTHGRFPGEVEAKEDGIRVNGQFIPCYSIRNPEELPWGKIGADYIVESTGVFTDYEGAKKHLTAGAKKVVISAPTKTPDLVPTLLVGVNHHTYEPEKHHIVSNASCTTNCLAPIAKVLDDHFGIVEGLMTTVHAMTATQPTVDGPSKKDFRGGRGASQNIIPSSTGAAKAVGLVLPHLKGKLTGMAFRVPVADVSVVDLTVRTEKATSYQEICEKMKEASEGELKGILGYTEEPVVSSDFIGDSHSSIFDASAGIELSPNFFKIIAWYDNEWGYSQRMVDLILSMAAKDQQG
- a CDS encoding ABC transporter ATP-binding protein, translated to MEDTAVVVVSGVSKQFSPFSSPAVSEVSFELKKGEILGLLGPSGCGKTTLLRMIAGFEKPTAGFITIGGRIVAGNGFWVEPEKRNTGMVFQDYALFPHLNVAENIAFGLKTKRFRLGRSGIRERVGEILQLVGLTGLEKRYPHQLSGGQQQRVALARALAPQPELILLDEPLSNLDVQVRERLRHEIRSILKKSNTAAIFVTHDQEEAMAIADKIGVMRQGKLLQLGTPEEIYACPECRFVAEFVTQANFLPAIREGDWWCTELGKWQLNLPYDYTQGELMFRQEDTILKPDSQGLAIIEHREFLGREYRYCLQTPSGRRLHARTDVRIQIPVGARVQLDILPDTVRIFPYG
- a CDS encoding DegT/DnrJ/EryC1/StrS family aminotransferase, which translates into the protein MEIPILDLKPQYQLLKPEIDRAIASVLESTQFILGPEVEALEREVAQYLGVKHAIGVNSGTDALIIALRALKIGKGDEVITSPFSFYATAEAISQVGATPVFADIHPTTFNLDVSNIIPKINEKTRAIMPVHLYGKPAAMGAIKEIADKYNLFIVEDCAQAFGAVYYGDCLDCQGSCNGQLIGKYVGTIGDVGAFSFYPTKNLGAYGDGGMIVTNSDEIAELARMLRVHGARKNYHNEMLGYNSRLDSLQACILRVKLKYIDQWNQQRRKIAETYNQLLANVDSIVLPKITKGHVFHQYTIRILNDRRDELKDYLAKNGIGTMIYYPRPIDQLPVYKNYYQPSPIADKLAKEVLSLPIYPELSRDKVEFVAEKIRDFF
- a CDS encoding SLBB domain-containing protein encodes the protein MLPMYNLSKLRVLTLTLLLLLNPLEYAKAQRVSGKPQTTQPAASGNRGGFDRLAERFPYTLDAGDVIALDIFNVPEYSKEYPVLVDGSVSLPLLGRIPVANLTLAEVEQLLTREYTTRGYLKNPIIRANLVKPRPITVAMVGEIRTPGSYSIPFVEGSKEGGMGGIKFPDLITALRLANGINASADTRNVRIIRRYKGQDYTIIVSLWEFLQNGDLTQNIILRDGDRIIVPSVKEVNPREVLRVATANFSANLSIPITISIVGEVNRPGPYTLTGDDVRASNLGDTLSFQSTSVVNQQSLAGIPTATRAIKTAGGLTAKADIRNIEVRRTLPSGEEQVIKVDLWQLLQTGDFTADALLQDGDRIIVPTAPAVREDEVRQIAVASFSPNRINVNVIGEVKNPGLKELPPNVSLQQAILAAGGFDNRRANDRTVRLLRLNPNGTVTEKTVKVDFSAPLNEETNPPLLNNDIIFVDRSGLAMASDSIAKVLDPFAQVLSIITGTLSLIDRF
- a CDS encoding B12-binding domain-containing radical SAM protein, with the protein product MGKTSYQPKNKRRILFVFPKYTPSFGTFHHAYSLVKGVKAFMPPQGILVVAAYFPNQWEVRFIDENIQPAKAKDYQWADAVIVSGMHIQRPQINYINREAHKFGKITVLGGPSVSACPEYYPDFDILHLGELGDATDRIIEYLDHHTKRPERQLVFTTQQRLPLNQFPIPAYHLINPENYFLGNIQFSSGCPYRCEFCDIPVLYGNSPRLKTPQQIIAELDAILSRGNPGAIYFVDDNFVANRRATMELLPHLIEWQQKNGYPIQFACEATLNLAQSPKLLELMREAYFCTVFCGIETPDAFTLKAISKQHNLGMPILEAINVLNSYGMEVVSGIIIGFDTDTPQTADNILEFIRLSHIPMLTINLLYALPKTPLWYRLKAEGRIIEDDSRESNIDFLMPYEEVLNIWKRCIATAYEPEFLYERFAYQAQHTYPNRITPPNSPQRVSWKNIQKGLQTLMNLFWHIGIKSDYRKTFWQMAIPLLRRLDIETLIHIALVSHHLIQFTRECTGGEQAASFYSQKQKQTTPISSH